CGAGAGCCGCGCCCTGTACGAATGGGACTACGGCAAGCAGCTGCTGTACACCCAGATGCTGCGCGAGAAGATCGGCGACCTCACCGCCGACGCGCCCGACCTGGCCTCCGCCGTACACCGGATCGAGGAGCAGGACAGCGTCTTCTTCTCCGACCGGTTCCTCGCGCCGCGCCCGCTGCTGGACGCCGTGCGCGGCGAGCAGCCCGCCGTCCTGCTGATCGACGAGGTCGACCGGGCGGACGAGGCGCTGGAGGCCGTCCTTCTGGAATGCCTCGGCGAGTACCAGGTGTCGGTGCCCGAGATCGGCACGTACACCGCGAAGGTCCCCCCGTACGTCGTGCTCACCTCCAACAACACCCGCGACCTGTCGGCTGCGCTGAAGCGCCGGTGCCTGCACCTGTTCCTCGACTACCCGGACTCGGAGCGGGAGTTGGAGATCGTCCGGGCCAAGGACACCGGCCTGCCCGAGGCCGCCGCACGCCATCTGGTGGATGTGGTGCGTGGCCTGCGCGAGCTGCCGCTGCGCAAGAGCCCCAGCATCTCCGAGACAGTCGACTGGGCACGCACCCTCGCCGTGCTCGGCGTCGACGAACTCGACCCGGCGATCCTCGCCGACACCGCCAACGTGGTCCTGAAGTACGAGCGGGACCTGCACCGGGCGCTGGACGTGCTGCCCCGCCTGGTCGACCCCAACCGCACGCTGCCCGAACCCGGCCACCAGCACGACGGCCACCATCACCACCACGGGCACCACCACGCTCCCGGGCACGACGAGCCACAGGAGCCCGACGGGCGCACGGTGCGGGCGGCCATGGACCGGCAGGGCCGGCACGACGAGGGCTACTACGGCGCCCCGGGCGCCGGTCCGACGCACCGCACCACCACGGGCACCGGCCAGGGCGCCCGCTCGTTCGCCGCCGTCGCGCGGCGCCGCACCGACTGATCCGGGAGGCGTGCATGGAAGCCGGCGTGCACCGATTCGTCCGCGTACTGCGGCTGTTCGGCCTGCGGGTCTCCGTGGCGGAGGCGATGGACGCCATGCGCGGGGCGGCCCAGCCCGGTGTGCTGGGCGAGCGCGAGACGCTGCGCGAGGCCCTGCGCATGACGCTGGTGAAGGACCGCCGCGACCACGCGCTGTTCGACGACCTGTTCGCGGCGTTCTTCTCGCTGCGCCCGGTGGACGGCGCCGCCGACGGCCACGGGCACGGCCACGAGCACGACGACCTGACCGACACCGGCGAACTGGAGTCGTTCACCGTCTCCGACGAGCCCTCCGAGACCCCGCAGCAGGGCCACAGCCACGGGAAGCCGGCCGACATCCGCGACTTCTTCGACCAGCAGGACCTGGCCCAGCAGTACAACCTGCACCAGGAGGCCAACAAGATCGACCTGGCTTCGATGACCGACGAGATCGTCCTGTCGAAGGACGGTGCCACGGGAGGGCGTGACGACACCCCGTCCGTCCAACTGGAGACCGAGCGGCTGCACGGCGCCGGCGTCCCCGGACGGCTGGCGGCGACGTCCGGGCAGCCGATCGACACCACCCTGACCGTCGCCCAGCACGACGCCCTGCTCGGCTGGCTCGCCGGCGAGGACGACGACCCTGACGCCGACGACTTGCACGCATTGCGCCACCAGTTGACGGGTGTTGTCGAGAACCTGCCGGAACTGCTCAAACGTCATCTGGACCGGCTGGCCGAACTGCAGTCGGTGGCCGTGGAGTCCGCCCGGATCGCCGAACGCGCCCGTCTCGAAACGGTCGACGAGGACCAACGCGTCCAGCTGGAGGAGGCACTGCGCCGGGTCGGCCGCACCGTGCGCGGCGCCCTGACGAGCCGCAGACGCATCACGCCCGCCGGGCGCGTCCATCCGGGCCGCACCATGCGGCACAACATGCGCTACGACGGCGTACCGTTCCGGCCCGTCACCGTCACCCGCGCCGAGGACCGGCCCCGCCTGATGGTCCTCGCCGACGTCTCCCTGTCCGTGCGGGCCACCGCCCGCTTCACCCTGCACCTGGTGCACGGACTGCAGTCCCTGTTCGGGCAGGTGAGGTCGTACGCCTTCGTCGACGAGCCCACCGAGATCACCGAACTGTTCGCCGAACATCCCCTGGAGCGGGCGCTCGGGCTGGTCTTCGACGGGCTGCCGGCCGGCGGTCTGCTGGACGTGGACGCCACCTCCGACTACGGCAGGACCTTCGAGACGCTGCTGAGCGACCACGCCCCGGCGCTGGGCCGCCGGACCACGCTCCTGGTGCTCGGCGACGGCCGCGGCAACGGAAACCCGCCGCGGACCGAGGCGTTCGCCGAGATCACCCGCCGGGTGCGCCAGACCCTCTGGCTGACTCCGGAACCCCGCTACTCCTGGGGTCTGGGCAGCTGCGACCTGCCCGCCTACGCCGAACACTGCGACCGCGTGCAGGTGGTCGCCGACCTGGCCGGCCTGGAACGCACCGCCCACCGCATGGCGGCGGAGGCGTCGGGCCGATGAACACCTCATACCGTCCGGGGGAGTCGTCGTGAGTGTCCCGAGCCCGCACAGCACCGTCGCCGCGCGCCGCATCGACCCGCTGGCGCCGAGCGCGCCCGGCCTCTACACGGACCACCTGGTCCGGGTCGTCCACCACCATCGCACCACCGAGGAGGCGCCGTCCGGACCGGACAGCCGCCGCGGCCGCGCGGCGCGGGACGTCCCGCCCCAACCGATCGTCCGCACCGAGCACTTCGTCCTGCGCCGCCGTGGCCGCCGCATCGAACTGAGCCACCGCATGCGTCCCGAGCAACTCGACAACGACCTCGCCGGACTGCTCGCCGAGGAACTCTTCGCGCCCGGCTGGCTGTCCGGCAGCGACGTCTTCGAGCGGGTCTTCACCGGAGTGGTGCGCTCCTGCGTGGACGGTCCGCTGCCCGCCTGGACCACGTTCTACGGCAACACGCTGACCCGCATCAGACAGTACTGGCAGAGCCCCGAACAGGCCGTGCACTCCTCGATCGCGGGCTTCGCCCCCGTCTACCGGCGCACGCTGGATCTCGTGGGATCCGGCTCCGTGCTGGACCTGGGCTCGTGCTTCGGCTTCCTGCCGCTGCTGCTCGCCGAGCGGGAAGGACGCACGGTGATCGCCTCCGACCTCTCCCGGGGCACGATGCGCCTGCTCGGCACCGTGGCCGGCGCCCGGGGCCTGATGCTGGAGGTACTGGTCTGCGACGCGGCCCAGGTGCCGCTGCCGGACGGTGCGGTCGACACCGTCACCGTCATCCACGTGCTGGAGCACCTCGACGCCGACCACGGCGACGCCGTCCTGCGGGAGGCGCTGCGGCTGGCCCGGCGGCGCGTGGTGGTGGCCGTACCGTACGAGGACGAGCCGACCGCCGCGTACGGACATGTCCGGTGCTTCAGCCCGCGGCAGCTGACCGACCTGGGCCGCCGCACGGGTCACCCCTTCCACGTCGGCACCCACCACGGCGGCTGGCTGGTCGTCGATCCCCGCCGTTGACGCGGCCGCTGATGATCCGACAGCGCGGAGCCGGGCCGGTCGCGACAGCGTCGGCCCCGGCTCCGCACAGTCAGATCACACCCAATTTGCTGGCCTCGTACACCACTTCGGCCCGACTGCCGGCGTCCGTCTTGCGCATGATGTTGCGGACGTGGAACTTCACCGTCGTTTCGGAGATGTACAACTCCGCGCCGATCTCCCGGTTGCTGAGCCCACGGGCCAGCAACTGCAGAACGCTCAGCTCCCGTTCGGTGAACTGCGGCCGGTCGGGCTGGACGCGCATGGAGCGCACCATCGCACCGGCCGCGTGCGAGTCGAAGGCGCTCTCGTTGCGGGCCACCGCGCGGATGGAGCGCAGCAGCTCCGTGGTGTCGACATCCTTGACCACATAACCGCGCGCGCCGTGATGGATGGCCTGCACCACCAGCGCGTCGTCGAGGAAGGTGGTGAGGACCAGCACCGCCAGGTCCGGGTGACGCTGCGTCAGCCGCGCGCACAGATCCAGGCCCTCGGTGTCCGCCGCCGTGGACAGCTTCAGATCGAGCAGCACGATCGCCGGACGCGTCCGCTCCACGACGGCCGCGGCCTCGCCGGCCGCGCTCGCCTCCCCGACCACCTCCAGATCGCTCTCGCGTTCCAGGATGGACCGCAGCCCGTGCCGGACGATCGCATGGTCGTCGACCAGTACGATCCGCAGCGCCTCGGTGGGCGCCTCCGCCCGCTGTTCCATGGTCATCCACTGCCTCCTACAGCGTGCTTCACCGGCAGCGGGACGTCGACCCGCAACAGGACGCCTCCCATCCCCGACCGTCGGATGGACAGTCTGCCGGCGAGCTCCTCCACCCGGGCGACCATGTTCGCCAGACCGCGGTGGCGTCCGCCCAGATCGGTGGCCCTGGACAGGCGCAGCGCACGCCGCAGCTGAGCCGGATCGCCGACGCCGTCGTCGGACACGGTCAGCACGATCGCGTCGGGCAGATAGCGCAGCCGGACGAGGGCCCGGCCGGCCTTGCCGTGGGTGGCGGAGTTGAACAGGGCCTCGCCGGTCAGCCGCAGGATCGACTGCTCGGCCTCGGGTGGCAGCGGCATCGGCCGGCCCGCCACCTGCACCCGTACGTCGAAATCCATCGGCAGGTGCACGGTGGACAGCCGCTCCAGCATCACCGGCAGCGGCCCGACAGGCTCCTGCGAGGTCCGGTTGAGGGCGTAGATCGCGGCCCGCAGCCGCTCCACGGCCTGCCGGTTGAGGTCCTTGGCGCCGGCCAGGCGGTCGGCGAGGTCCGCGGCCGGCCCACCCAGGGCGGCCAGCTCGGCCCGGCACACCTCGAGGGTCATGCCCGCGCTGAGCACGTACTGGGAGACGCTGTCGTGCAGCTCGCGCGCGATCCGGCGCCGCTCGTCG
The Streptomyces tuirus genome window above contains:
- a CDS encoding AAA family ATPase, with translation MPATPQSPFGSVDDVTERFAAHGYIADRRLATTVYLQTRLDKPLLLEGPAGVGKTELARTLAAATGRRLLRLQCYEGQDESRALYEWDYGKQLLYTQMLREKIGDLTADAPDLASAVHRIEEQDSVFFSDRFLAPRPLLDAVRGEQPAVLLIDEVDRADEALEAVLLECLGEYQVSVPEIGTYTAKVPPYVVLTSNNTRDLSAALKRRCLHLFLDYPDSERELEIVRAKDTGLPEAAARHLVDVVRGLRELPLRKSPSISETVDWARTLAVLGVDELDPAILADTANVVLKYERDLHRALDVLPRLVDPNRTLPEPGHQHDGHHHHHGHHHAPGHDEPQEPDGRTVRAAMDRQGRHDEGYYGAPGAGPTHRTTTGTGQGARSFAAVARRRTD
- a CDS encoding VWA domain-containing protein; the protein is MHRFVRVLRLFGLRVSVAEAMDAMRGAAQPGVLGERETLREALRMTLVKDRRDHALFDDLFAAFFSLRPVDGAADGHGHGHEHDDLTDTGELESFTVSDEPSETPQQGHSHGKPADIRDFFDQQDLAQQYNLHQEANKIDLASMTDEIVLSKDGATGGRDDTPSVQLETERLHGAGVPGRLAATSGQPIDTTLTVAQHDALLGWLAGEDDDPDADDLHALRHQLTGVVENLPELLKRHLDRLAELQSVAVESARIAERARLETVDEDQRVQLEEALRRVGRTVRGALTSRRRITPAGRVHPGRTMRHNMRYDGVPFRPVTVTRAEDRPRLMVLADVSLSVRATARFTLHLVHGLQSLFGQVRSYAFVDEPTEITELFAEHPLERALGLVFDGLPAGGLLDVDATSDYGRTFETLLSDHAPALGRRTTLLVLGDGRGNGNPPRTEAFAEITRRVRQTLWLTPEPRYSWGLGSCDLPAYAEHCDRVQVVADLAGLERTAHRMAAEASGR
- the mftM gene encoding mycofactocin oligosaccharide methyltransferase MftM; protein product: MSVPSPHSTVAARRIDPLAPSAPGLYTDHLVRVVHHHRTTEEAPSGPDSRRGRAARDVPPQPIVRTEHFVLRRRGRRIELSHRMRPEQLDNDLAGLLAEELFAPGWLSGSDVFERVFTGVVRSCVDGPLPAWTTFYGNTLTRIRQYWQSPEQAVHSSIAGFAPVYRRTLDLVGSGSVLDLGSCFGFLPLLLAEREGRTVIASDLSRGTMRLLGTVAGARGLMLEVLVCDAAQVPLPDGAVDTVTVIHVLEHLDADHGDAVLREALRLARRRVVVAVPYEDEPTAAYGHVRCFSPRQLTDLGRRTGHPFHVGTHHGGWLVVDPRR
- a CDS encoding MadR family response regulator transcription factor codes for the protein MTMEQRAEAPTEALRIVLVDDHAIVRHGLRSILERESDLEVVGEASAAGEAAAVVERTRPAIVLLDLKLSTAADTEGLDLCARLTQRHPDLAVLVLTTFLDDALVVQAIHHGARGYVVKDVDTTELLRSIRAVARNESAFDSHAAGAMVRSMRVQPDRPQFTERELSVLQLLARGLSNREIGAELYISETTVKFHVRNIMRKTDAGSRAEVVYEASKLGVI